The Chitinophaga flava genome has a segment encoding these proteins:
- a CDS encoding c-type cytochrome domain-containing protein, with product MRLLAASGNWNLFIGRIHPLIVHLPIGVLIITFILALLARNSKRAALRTALPVLLLAAALSAIASCVAGYLLSLDGGYDDHLLSTHQWLGIGVAVISVLLLLVNTRQGRWSKAELPLFIVLILMVGAAGHYGGSLTHGDDYLFQAMPPALQSFTGSKKPADNVATYTNIGDARVYEDLVMPVLSSRCYGCHNAQKLKGGLRLESMALIRQGGEHGPVLKDSMPEESELFKRLVLPDNDEHRMPPKGKPQLTPRELELLYWWIAQGAPAGKTVKELPATPRIQLVLEAMMPAKALDHNEYVPSTDVAAADHGSLAALEAKGVKVLPVAANSHYLTISCINAAGFGDEDMTLLLPLKAQLVWLDLSGTRITDAALATIGKLAALTRLELKHTAIKGNNGSPLATCQELRYLNLSGTTLNPTFFSTLSKNKKLEQLYLYQRTTHDNALQSLQQQLPQLRIDTGGYQLEKLASDTVLYHKKTD from the coding sequence ATGAGATTATTAGCTGCTTCCGGAAACTGGAACCTGTTTATAGGCAGGATACATCCGCTGATCGTACACCTGCCCATAGGCGTCCTGATCATTACTTTTATATTGGCATTGCTGGCCCGCAACAGTAAACGGGCAGCACTTCGTACAGCCCTGCCCGTACTACTGCTGGCTGCCGCCCTCTCTGCCATCGCCAGCTGTGTGGCAGGCTACCTGCTTTCGCTCGATGGTGGTTATGATGATCATCTGCTATCCACCCATCAGTGGCTCGGTATAGGCGTGGCCGTTATCAGCGTACTGTTGTTGCTGGTCAATACACGCCAGGGCCGCTGGTCCAAAGCAGAGCTGCCACTCTTCATCGTACTGATACTGATGGTCGGCGCTGCCGGCCACTATGGCGGCTCCCTGACCCATGGCGATGATTATCTCTTTCAGGCTATGCCACCAGCCCTGCAATCATTTACTGGCAGCAAAAAGCCGGCAGATAACGTAGCCACCTATACGAATATCGGGGATGCCAGGGTATACGAAGACCTGGTGATGCCTGTATTATCCAGCCGCTGCTATGGCTGCCATAATGCACAAAAACTTAAAGGAGGACTGCGACTCGAATCCATGGCCCTCATCCGCCAGGGCGGGGAACATGGTCCTGTATTGAAAGACAGCATGCCGGAAGAAAGTGAGCTATTCAAACGACTGGTACTACCTGATAACGATGAGCACCGCATGCCGCCCAAAGGCAAACCACAGCTCACCCCTCGGGAGCTGGAACTGTTGTACTGGTGGATAGCCCAGGGAGCGCCCGCAGGTAAAACAGTAAAAGAACTGCCAGCCACACCCCGTATACAGCTGGTGCTGGAAGCGATGATGCCAGCGAAAGCCCTAGACCATAATGAATATGTACCTTCCACTGATGTAGCAGCAGCTGACCATGGAAGCCTGGCTGCCCTGGAAGCTAAAGGTGTGAAAGTATTGCCAGTAGCGGCCAACAGCCACTATCTTACTATAAGTTGTATCAATGCCGCTGGTTTTGGCGATGAAGACATGACGTTGTTGCTACCGCTAAAAGCCCAGCTGGTATGGCTCGACCTGTCCGGTACCCGCATTACAGATGCAGCGCTGGCTACCATCGGTAAACTGGCTGCGCTTACCAGACTGGAACTGAAACACACGGCCATCAAAGGAAATAACGGTAGTCCGCTGGCAACCTGTCAGGAGTTGCGTTACCTGAATCTAAGCGGCACCACGCTTAATCCCACTTTTTTTTCTACTCTCTCTAAAAACAAAAAACTGGAACAGCTGTACCTTTATCAGCGTACTACACATGACAATGCCCTGCAGTCACTACAACAGCAGCTGCCACAGCTCAGGATCGATACCGGCGGCTACCAGCTTGAAAAGCTGGCCTCCGACACGGTCCTATATCATAAAAAAACAGATTAA
- a CDS encoding sugar phosphate isomerase/epimerase family protein, with the protein MHSNRRTFLKQSAVMSGALCLASLPSFAAAPANGFRLIVMATNWGYGGSIYDFCRDAQQAGYDGIELWWPSEKSAQEALFDALTTYKLQVGYLCGGHDSDYTKHATQYENMLTAATSNGPRPLYINTQSGKDYFSFEQNTALIDISTRITQRTGIPIYHETHRSRMLFAAHIARQFIEAKPDLRLTLDISHWCNVHESLLEDQATTVAKALERTGHIHARIGHPEGPQVNDPRAPEWANAVKAHFNWWDQVVQRHQAAGKPLTILTEFGPADYMPVLPYTRQPLANQWDINVYMMHQLKQRYGKK; encoded by the coding sequence ATGCATTCCAACAGAAGAACTTTCCTAAAACAGTCCGCCGTAATGAGCGGCGCTTTATGCCTGGCATCTCTGCCCTCCTTTGCCGCAGCCCCGGCCAACGGCTTCCGGCTCATTGTCATGGCTACCAACTGGGGCTATGGTGGCAGCATATACGACTTCTGCCGCGACGCACAACAAGCCGGCTACGACGGCATAGAGTTATGGTGGCCATCCGAAAAATCAGCACAGGAAGCTTTGTTTGACGCCCTGACTACATATAAGCTGCAGGTAGGATACCTCTGCGGTGGTCACGATAGCGACTATACGAAACATGCCACTCAGTATGAGAACATGCTGACAGCCGCCACCAGCAATGGACCGCGGCCGCTGTATATCAATACCCAGTCTGGTAAGGATTATTTTTCCTTTGAACAGAATACAGCCCTCATCGATATCTCCACCCGCATCACACAACGGACGGGCATTCCCATCTATCACGAAACACACCGTTCCCGCATGTTGTTTGCCGCCCATATCGCCCGGCAGTTCATCGAGGCTAAGCCTGATCTGCGGCTTACCCTGGACATCTCCCACTGGTGCAATGTACATGAGTCGTTGCTTGAAGACCAGGCAACCACTGTGGCCAAAGCGCTGGAACGCACCGGTCATATCCATGCACGCATAGGCCATCCCGAAGGCCCGCAGGTGAATGATCCGCGCGCACCCGAATGGGCCAACGCAGTGAAAGCTCATTTCAACTGGTGGGACCAGGTAGTGCAACGTCATCAGGCCGCAGGCAAACCACTCACCATACTTACGGAATTCGGGCCTGCCGACTATATGCCTGTGCTGCCGTATACCCGTCAGCCACTTGCCAACCAGTGGGACATCAATGTATACATGATGCATCAACTCAAACAGCGCTACGGAAAAAAATGA
- a CDS encoding DUF1501 domain-containing protein, giving the protein MSSLHEKLIREANQETLRYITRRHFLLNCVTGLGSAALGSFLLSSCGSSAHQQPDINLDPMAPKAPHFPGRAKSVIYLHMAGAPSQLELFDYKPELQKLHNQLCPPSLLEGKRFAFIRGVPKMLGPQAVFAQHGESRAWISDHLPHFATMADGVSFLKAVQTDQFNHGPAQLLMHTGSARLGRPSIGSWVTYGLGTENSNLPGFVVLTSGGKTPDAGKSVWGSGFLPSVYQGVQCRTKGDPVLFLTDPEGMSRDLRKQSITAINDINRQEYETFGDPETVARIAQYELAYKMQISVPDVMDINKEPDYIHEMYGTQPGKESFANNCLLARKLVEKGVRFVQLYDWGWDSHGTDENLAIDYGFRNKCREIDRPITALLKDLQQRGLLDETLVVWGGEFGRTPMQENRDGKDTPFLGRDHHVEAFTMWMAGAGIKKGFSWGETDEIGYTAVKGKVAINDIHATILQQLGFDHEKLTYHFQGRPFRLTDVGGKVITPILA; this is encoded by the coding sequence ATGTCCAGTCTACACGAAAAACTGATCCGTGAAGCCAACCAGGAGACGCTGCGTTATATTACCCGCAGGCATTTCCTGCTGAACTGTGTGACCGGCCTGGGCAGCGCGGCCCTGGGCTCTTTCCTGCTCAGCAGCTGCGGCAGCAGTGCACATCAACAGCCTGATATCAACCTCGATCCGATGGCGCCCAAAGCACCGCATTTCCCTGGCAGAGCCAAAAGCGTTATCTACCTTCATATGGCCGGCGCACCTTCGCAGCTGGAATTATTTGACTACAAACCCGAGCTGCAGAAACTACATAACCAGCTCTGTCCGCCCTCCCTGCTGGAAGGCAAACGTTTTGCCTTTATCAGAGGCGTACCCAAAATGCTGGGGCCACAGGCAGTATTTGCACAGCACGGCGAATCACGGGCATGGATATCCGATCATCTGCCACACTTTGCGACCATGGCCGATGGCGTGAGTTTCCTCAAAGCTGTGCAGACAGACCAGTTCAACCACGGCCCTGCCCAGCTGCTCATGCATACCGGCAGTGCCAGGCTGGGAAGGCCCAGCATAGGCTCCTGGGTGACTTATGGCCTGGGCACCGAAAACAGTAACCTACCTGGTTTTGTGGTGCTCACCTCCGGAGGTAAAACACCGGATGCAGGTAAAAGCGTGTGGGGCAGCGGTTTTCTTCCTTCTGTTTATCAAGGCGTACAATGCCGCACCAAAGGTGATCCTGTACTGTTTCTTACTGATCCGGAAGGCATGAGCCGCGATCTCCGCAAACAATCCATCACCGCCATCAATGATATCAACCGGCAGGAATATGAAACATTCGGTGACCCTGAAACAGTGGCCCGTATTGCACAGTACGAGCTGGCCTATAAAATGCAGATATCCGTTCCCGATGTAATGGACATCAACAAGGAACCGGATTATATACACGAAATGTACGGCACCCAGCCTGGCAAGGAATCCTTTGCCAACAACTGTTTGCTGGCACGTAAGCTGGTAGAGAAAGGCGTTCGTTTTGTGCAGCTGTACGACTGGGGCTGGGACAGCCACGGCACCGACGAAAACCTGGCTATCGACTATGGCTTCCGTAATAAATGCAGAGAGATAGACAGACCTATTACCGCACTGCTGAAAGATCTGCAGCAACGGGGTCTGCTAGACGAAACCCTGGTGGTATGGGGCGGTGAATTTGGCCGCACCCCTATGCAGGAAAACCGCGATGGTAAAGACACGCCTTTCCTGGGGCGGGACCATCACGTAGAAGCTTTTACCATGTGGATGGCCGGCGCCGGTATTAAAAAAGGATTTTCCTGGGGAGAAACCGATGAAATCGGTTATACCGCCGTTAAAGGGAAAGTCGCCATCAATGATATCCATGCCACCATCCTGCAACAGCTGGGCTTTGACCATGAAAAACTGACCTATCATTTCCAGGGCCGTCCCTTCCGGCTTACAGACGTAGGCGGAAAAGTAATCACTCCCATATTAGCCTAA
- a CDS encoding DUF1553 domain-containing protein, producing MKKLMRSLSTFRAATALVITGSILLTACQSRQRTDFSAEVKPILNKHCISCHGGVKQNGGFSVLFREEALGNTKSGKPAIIPGHPEKSEFIRRLTCKDPKERMPQKGAPLSAAEVDILTRWVKEGAQWGEHWAYVPLKPLPVPDVNIKSGNDIDRFIIARLQAEGLKPSPPADPMTLLRRVSFDLTGLPPTPAMAASFSADHSPAAYQRIVDSLLQSPHYGERWAAMWLDLARYSDTKGYERDASRNIWRYRDWVIDAFNKDMPYDQFTTEQLAGDLLPAPTNDQLIATAFNRNTMTNDEGGTQDEEFRTAAVMDRINTTMEVWQGVTIGCVQCHSHPYDPFRFEDYYKLLAFMNNTRDEDTHMEHPKLRFYDSLGIHEVNRISAWVQQYGNNEQVTDVAHFLKVLEPKVHAHDCDRYVNGSLYDTKYLGVRHNGSCRLPAQTTGGKTQLLMNYWTGNKGGTLECRLDSLRGPVYFTQALAPTKDRQVITIPLPATNGTHDLYFVFRNASLKPADPVCMVEWFAFREDLPGKGQKGYDAVNASLLALINQQPQDIPVMIENPPSMQRTTHVFERGNWMVKGKAVTPDVPHSLNPFPANAPRNRLGLARWITDPANPLTARVMVNRLWEQVFGIGIVETVEDLGSQGFLPSHPELLDWLSYRFMHDHHWSVKKLLRDVVLSAAYQQDATTTPALLEKDPANRLLARGPHFRLTAEEVRDQALAVSGLLNRNLHGPSVMPYQPEGIWQTVWSGEYWKQAQDGNQYRRALYVFQKRTSPYPSMISFDGSSREVCLQRRIRTNTPLQALTTLNDPVYVETARALAQQMLSNGHDDATACIRWGYQAAMCRSLPDNKLAVLHRLYQSALQQYRQSPAAAKALLQYKDTTPQMAQLAALTVVANAIMNLDEFLTKS from the coding sequence ATGAAAAAACTTATGCGCTCCTTATCCACGTTCAGGGCCGCAACTGCGCTGGTGATTACCGGCAGCATACTGCTAACGGCCTGCCAGTCCCGCCAGCGCACCGACTTCAGCGCGGAAGTCAAACCTATTCTCAACAAACATTGTATCAGCTGCCATGGCGGCGTAAAACAGAATGGCGGCTTCAGCGTGCTTTTCCGGGAAGAAGCCCTTGGCAATACCAAATCCGGCAAACCCGCCATCATCCCCGGCCATCCGGAAAAGAGTGAGTTTATCCGCCGCCTTACCTGTAAAGACCCAAAAGAAAGGATGCCACAGAAAGGAGCACCACTCAGCGCAGCAGAAGTGGACATCCTCACCCGCTGGGTAAAAGAAGGTGCCCAATGGGGAGAACACTGGGCTTATGTACCCCTGAAACCATTGCCTGTGCCCGATGTAAATATCAAAAGCGGCAATGATATAGACCGGTTTATTATCGCCAGATTGCAGGCCGAAGGATTAAAACCTTCACCGCCAGCCGATCCTATGACGCTGCTGCGCCGCGTAAGCTTCGACCTTACCGGGCTGCCGCCTACACCCGCCATGGCTGCATCTTTCAGCGCAGACCACAGTCCCGCTGCCTACCAGCGGATAGTGGACTCCCTGCTGCAATCGCCCCACTATGGCGAGCGCTGGGCCGCCATGTGGCTGGACCTCGCCCGCTACTCCGATACCAAAGGCTATGAAAGAGACGCCAGCAGGAACATCTGGCGCTACCGCGACTGGGTCATTGATGCATTCAACAAAGACATGCCCTATGATCAGTTCACCACCGAACAACTGGCCGGCGACCTGCTGCCAGCGCCTACCAACGATCAGCTCATCGCTACCGCCTTCAACAGAAACACCATGACCAACGACGAAGGCGGCACCCAGGATGAAGAGTTCCGCACCGCCGCCGTCATGGACCGTATCAACACTACCATGGAAGTATGGCAGGGCGTCACCATTGGCTGCGTACAATGCCACAGCCACCCCTATGATCCCTTCCGCTTTGAAGACTACTACAAGCTACTCGCCTTCATGAACAATACCCGCGATGAAGATACCCATATGGAACATCCCAAGCTGCGCTTCTACGACAGTCTGGGTATCCACGAAGTAAACCGTATCAGCGCCTGGGTACAACAATACGGCAACAACGAACAGGTGACAGACGTGGCCCACTTCCTGAAAGTGCTGGAGCCTAAAGTACATGCACACGACTGCGATCGTTATGTGAACGGCTCTTTATACGATACCAAATATCTTGGTGTGCGGCATAACGGCAGCTGCCGGCTGCCTGCACAAACCACCGGTGGCAAAACACAGCTGCTGATGAACTACTGGACCGGCAACAAGGGAGGCACGCTGGAATGCCGGCTGGACAGCCTGCGCGGGCCTGTATACTTTACACAGGCACTGGCGCCCACCAAAGACAGACAGGTGATAACTATTCCGCTTCCCGCCACCAACGGTACCCATGATCTCTACTTCGTATTTCGTAATGCTTCTCTGAAGCCTGCCGACCCGGTATGTATGGTGGAGTGGTTTGCTTTCCGGGAAGATCTTCCCGGCAAAGGACAAAAAGGATATGATGCTGTGAATGCATCGCTGCTGGCACTTATCAACCAGCAACCACAGGATATTCCCGTGATGATAGAAAACCCGCCTTCCATGCAGCGCACCACGCATGTTTTTGAGCGGGGCAACTGGATGGTGAAAGGCAAAGCAGTAACACCGGATGTACCACATTCACTGAATCCATTTCCGGCTAATGCGCCCCGTAACCGGCTGGGGCTGGCCCGCTGGATCACTGACCCTGCCAATCCACTTACTGCGAGAGTGATGGTCAACCGGCTCTGGGAGCAGGTATTCGGTATTGGTATTGTAGAAACCGTGGAAGACTTAGGCTCCCAGGGATTCCTGCCGTCTCATCCGGAGTTGCTGGACTGGCTCTCCTACCGGTTTATGCACGATCACCACTGGAGTGTGAAAAAACTGCTGCGCGATGTTGTACTATCGGCCGCCTATCAGCAGGATGCTACCACCACACCGGCCCTGCTGGAAAAAGATCCTGCTAACCGGTTGCTGGCCAGGGGACCGCATTTCAGACTTACTGCAGAGGAAGTAAGAGATCAGGCACTGGCTGTCAGTGGTCTGTTAAACCGCAACCTGCATGGCCCCAGCGTAATGCCCTACCAGCCGGAAGGCATCTGGCAAACTGTGTGGAGCGGTGAATACTGGAAACAGGCGCAGGACGGCAACCAGTACCGTCGTGCCCTGTATGTGTTCCAGAAACGTACCAGCCCTTACCCTTCTATGATCTCTTTCGACGGTTCCAGCAGAGAAGTATGCCTGCAACGCCGCATCCGTACCAATACTCCATTGCAGGCACTGACGACACTCAACGATCCCGTATATGTGGAAACAGCCAGGGCGCTGGCACAACAGATGCTCAGCAACGGCCATGACGATGCCACTGCGTGTATCCGTTGGGGTTATCAGGCAGCTATGTGTCGTTCTTTGCCCGACAACAAACTGGCCGTGCTACATCGGCTGTATCAAAGCGCCCTGCAGCAGTACCGGCAATCGCCGGCAGCTGCCAAAGCGCTGCTGCAATACAAGGACACAACACCACAGATGGCCCAGCTGGCGGCTCTTACTGTGGTAGCCAATGCCATCATGAACCTGGATGAATTTCTGACAAAATCGTAA